A stretch of the Bacillus sp. FJAT-18017 genome encodes the following:
- a CDS encoding M20/M25/M40 family metallo-hydrolase: MMKTVVNMEVKGKVGKAGKPFLAYLLVALILIGAIAASFLQLRTPEAVKATGKADAFSADRAFSYLENFAVRPHPLGSKEHDRVRDYLLETLEGFGVEPEVQKAESVHMPKGFITGGTVENIVARIDGKDSSKAIMLAAHYDSVPGSPGVSDDGAGVAAILETVRILKEEGPLANDVIILLTDGEENGMLGAKAFVGEHPWADEVGLVLNFEARGNEGPSFMFETSDNNGWLVKEFAEAAPSPVAHSFIYSLYKLLPNDTDLSIFKEAGLAGMNFAFGEGVSHYHTTSDSLEELDKDSLQHHGEYMLSLVRHFGELDLGEDRKGNQVFFNLLGGVMATYPELMVFQLMLVVVVLYVLTMVHGSNRGLLSVKGMVGGFAVQLGVIAGAFLIGLVGWKLLTALFSDMAWLMGTDVSFGKIYLAGFSLIVFSFLGFVYTRAGRRMKLGSLAMGALLVWLVFAVATSLFLKAGSYVFVWPLLFALVGMNVVFWLKEFTRKSIVVAAVAAVPAFLIVVPVIYLVHMLVSINLVSVLMVLVSLLGALLVPVFGLLGGGSGMGKGGRTIQGLLLSVGQGGGAVLALLLVTGLVVVAVNTVSVVSQPTEEHPKASDITYLMDSDKGEAYWVARHSLDEYSSHYVNEDVQKGNVNEIFPILNWPNSSFVKAEMFGLKGPEIKVVADEVKNGVRELEYEISSGSAAEEIMVKSMTELTVSSLKVNGKKVDLPQKKFTEDKPFLMTYVAAQTEKLNMKITIAADDKIDWIIADRTYKIPAKKAKRGDQYSTYGDNTFIMTRIK, from the coding sequence ATGATGAAGACTGTAGTGAACATGGAAGTGAAGGGGAAAGTGGGCAAAGCAGGGAAGCCCTTTTTAGCATATTTACTTGTTGCGCTGATTTTGATTGGTGCGATAGCAGCGAGTTTTTTGCAGCTGAGGACGCCCGAAGCAGTGAAGGCGACCGGTAAGGCAGATGCATTTTCGGCAGACAGGGCGTTTTCATACTTGGAAAATTTTGCGGTCAGGCCACATCCGCTCGGGTCCAAGGAACATGACCGAGTCCGGGATTACCTGCTTGAAACACTTGAAGGCTTCGGGGTGGAGCCTGAGGTGCAAAAGGCCGAGAGTGTTCATATGCCAAAAGGATTTATTACAGGGGGCACGGTTGAGAATATTGTCGCGCGGATTGATGGGAAGGACTCGTCTAAGGCGATTATGCTGGCGGCGCACTATGATTCGGTGCCTGGTAGTCCAGGGGTTTCGGATGATGGTGCAGGTGTAGCGGCGATTCTTGAAACGGTCAGAATTTTAAAAGAAGAGGGACCTTTGGCGAATGATGTAATCATTCTTTTAACAGACGGCGAAGAGAACGGGATGCTTGGGGCTAAGGCTTTTGTCGGGGAGCACCCATGGGCCGATGAGGTCGGGCTCGTCTTGAATTTCGAAGCGCGCGGGAATGAAGGACCATCATTTATGTTTGAAACGAGCGACAACAACGGCTGGCTTGTGAAGGAGTTTGCCGAGGCCGCGCCATCGCCGGTTGCACATTCTTTTATTTATAGCCTATATAAATTGCTGCCGAATGATACCGACCTTTCGATTTTCAAAGAGGCAGGACTTGCTGGAATGAATTTCGCCTTTGGTGAAGGCGTGAGCCACTACCATACGACGAGTGACAGCCTTGAAGAGCTTGATAAGGATAGCCTCCAGCATCACGGAGAGTATATGCTGAGTCTTGTAAGGCATTTCGGCGAGTTGGATCTTGGAGAGGACCGGAAAGGAAATCAAGTGTTCTTCAATCTTTTGGGCGGGGTGATGGCTACCTATCCTGAGTTAATGGTTTTCCAATTGATGCTGGTTGTAGTTGTACTGTATGTTCTAACGATGGTGCATGGTTCAAATCGTGGGTTGCTATCGGTTAAGGGTATGGTTGGAGGCTTTGCCGTTCAGCTTGGCGTGATAGCCGGGGCGTTCCTGATTGGGCTTGTTGGCTGGAAGCTGCTGACTGCTTTATTTTCAGATATGGCGTGGCTAATGGGTACGGACGTTTCGTTTGGAAAAATATATCTCGCTGGGTTTTCGTTAATTGTGTTTTCCTTCCTGGGCTTTGTATATACCAGGGCGGGGCGGAGGATGAAATTGGGCAGCTTGGCGATGGGAGCTTTGCTGGTTTGGCTCGTCTTTGCTGTCGCGACAAGCTTGTTTTTGAAAGCGGGAAGCTATGTGTTTGTCTGGCCGCTTCTATTTGCTTTAGTTGGAATGAACGTTGTGTTCTGGTTGAAGGAGTTTACGCGGAAGAGTATTGTGGTTGCGGCGGTGGCAGCTGTTCCGGCCTTCCTGATCGTGGTTCCGGTCATTTATTTGGTGCATATGCTCGTTTCAATTAATTTGGTTAGTGTGCTGATGGTATTGGTTTCGCTGCTGGGAGCCTTGCTGGTGCCAGTGTTTGGTTTGCTTGGCGGGGGTTCTGGAATGGGCAAGGGCGGCAGGACGATTCAGGGGTTGCTGCTTAGTGTCGGGCAGGGTGGAGGTGCAGTTCTGGCTTTGCTGCTGGTGACTGGCCTGGTTGTAGTTGCGGTTAATACCGTGAGCGTCGTGTCCCAGCCTACTGAAGAACATCCTAAGGCTAGCGACATCACGTATTTGATGGATTCAGATAAGGGTGAGGCGTACTGGGTGGCTCGCCATTCACTGGATGAATATTCTTCACACTATGTGAATGAAGACGTGCAGAAAGGGAATGTGAATGAAATCTTTCCGATACTGAATTGGCCCAATAGTTCTTTTGTTAAGGCTGAAATGTTTGGGTTGAAAGGCCCTGAAATCAAGGTTGTGGCCGATGAAGTGAAAAACGGTGTACGTGAGCTGGAATATGAAATTTCATCAGGCAGCGCGGCTGAAGAAATCATGGTCAAGTCGATGACAGAGCTTACCGTATCATCGCTTAAAGTCAATGGTAAAAAAGTCGACCTTCCTCAGAAGAAGTTTACAGAGGATAAACCGTTCCTAATGACCTACGTCGCCGCACAAACAGAAAAGCTCAACATGAAAATTACCATCGCCGCAGATGATAAAATCGACTGGATCATTGCCGACCGCACCTATAAAATCCCCGCAAAAAAAGCAAAACGGGGAGACCAATACAGCACCTACGGCGACAACACATTTATAATGACGAGGATTAAATAG
- a CDS encoding sensor histidine kinase encodes MDKKTETHWVYKTAQLIRIIWFLFHLVLLPVFMESSPSLWIVLPLFFAAFLFPQWPGKRKANFSFSYHPVLELMFSGLFLIVGCYFLGEVSSFLAYPALCAGIYSTSGKKRAWLWTAFSIVPFLAVLAVGLDHFGMGVIEGVFFYGIGIAIANVLETERRANILLEENRRQNQLLEEYAKQIEKITLLEERNRLARDLHDTVGHTFTSVIMGLDAASYLIETSPVKAKEQVERLGDVMRQSLGEIRNHIHQIAPAGEPEELAAQLKRVTSQFVLHTNIQVDFEHTVKGPATASLNVTLTLTRCLQESLTNAVRHGGATLILVTLNEDPSRVTLTIKDNGTGMDTAGFGFGLNGMKERIDALNGELKIESGPGTGTKVTCLVPILKRRMEND; translated from the coding sequence ATGGATAAAAAAACCGAAACCCATTGGGTCTATAAAACCGCACAGCTCATCCGAATTATCTGGTTCCTGTTCCACCTCGTGCTTTTGCCTGTATTCATGGAATCGTCCCCATCATTATGGATTGTGCTGCCCTTGTTCTTTGCAGCTTTCCTATTCCCACAATGGCCTGGAAAAAGAAAGGCCAATTTCAGTTTTTCCTATCATCCAGTCCTTGAGCTAATGTTTAGCGGCTTATTCCTAATTGTTGGCTGCTATTTTCTTGGTGAAGTTTCGTCCTTTCTCGCCTACCCAGCCCTTTGTGCAGGGATTTACAGCACTTCTGGTAAAAAAAGAGCCTGGCTGTGGACTGCATTTTCGATAGTCCCCTTCTTGGCCGTGCTTGCAGTCGGACTTGATCACTTCGGGATGGGCGTCATTGAAGGGGTATTCTTTTACGGGATCGGGATTGCAATTGCAAATGTGCTAGAGACTGAGCGAAGGGCGAATATTTTATTAGAAGAAAACCGCCGGCAAAACCAGCTTTTGGAGGAATACGCGAAGCAGATTGAAAAAATCACCCTGCTGGAGGAACGGAACAGGCTTGCCCGGGACCTTCATGACACAGTCGGCCATACATTCACCTCGGTCATAATGGGACTGGATGCCGCATCGTACCTGATTGAAACCTCGCCGGTTAAAGCAAAAGAACAGGTTGAACGGCTCGGGGATGTTATGCGCCAATCACTGGGTGAAATCCGGAACCATATCCACCAGATTGCCCCCGCCGGAGAACCCGAAGAACTCGCGGCACAGCTAAAAAGAGTCACCAGCCAATTCGTCCTGCACACCAACATCCAAGTTGATTTCGAGCATACAGTAAAGGGTCCTGCCACCGCGTCCTTGAATGTGACACTGACGCTGACCCGCTGCCTGCAGGAGTCGCTTACAAATGCAGTTCGCCATGGTGGGGCAACATTGATTCTAGTCACTCTCAATGAAGATCCGTCGAGGGTTACACTCACTATTAAGGACAACGGCACCGGCATGGATACTGCAGGTTTTGGATTCGGGTTAAATGGAATGAAAGAGCGGATTGATGCGCTCAATGGAGAATTGAAAATTGAGTCGGGGCCAGGAACGGGAACTAAGGTCACCTGCTTAGTACCCATTTTAAAGAGGAGGATGGAAAATGATTAA
- a CDS encoding MBL fold metallo-hydrolase codes for MMKRFANLDNVSNNKTFQDMRRWQKERRSKVKDLTVNIEQSPVKKVKELAENRSRKSYTWIGHSTFLIQLNGLNILTDPVWAKRMGFQKRLTEPGLRLDELPEINIVVISHGHFDHLDFPTLRKLKGNPQYFVPAGLKALFLKKGFGKVVEMNWWDCEEFGGLRIHFVPAQHWTRRSLNDMNTSHWGGWVFERNGEGGETFYFVGDTGYFRGFKEIAAKFEIDTVFMPIGAYEPEWFMAASHISPEDSVKAFIELGARRFVPMHYGAYRLADDTGPEALERLLRAWAEQGLPEERLKVMLIGESVF; via the coding sequence ATTATGAAGAGGTTTGCCAATTTAGACAACGTGTCAAACAATAAAACATTTCAGGACATGCGGCGATGGCAAAAGGAACGCCGCAGTAAGGTGAAGGATTTAACGGTCAACATCGAGCAAAGCCCTGTTAAAAAAGTGAAGGAACTAGCGGAAAATCGCAGTCGGAAATCTTACACTTGGATCGGCCACTCCACATTTTTGATCCAGCTCAACGGCTTGAACATACTCACTGACCCAGTTTGGGCGAAGCGGATGGGATTTCAGAAGCGCTTGACTGAGCCTGGCCTTCGACTGGACGAGCTCCCGGAAATTAACATCGTAGTAATTTCCCACGGGCATTTTGATCATCTCGACTTCCCTACCCTCCGGAAACTGAAGGGCAATCCACAATACTTCGTTCCGGCAGGCTTAAAGGCTCTTTTTTTAAAAAAAGGCTTTGGAAAAGTTGTCGAAATGAACTGGTGGGATTGCGAGGAGTTTGGCGGGTTGCGAATCCACTTTGTACCGGCCCAGCATTGGACAAGGCGATCGCTGAACGATATGAATACCTCCCACTGGGGCGGATGGGTGTTCGAACGGAATGGCGAAGGAGGAGAAACTTTCTACTTCGTTGGTGATACAGGTTACTTCCGTGGGTTCAAAGAGATTGCAGCCAAGTTCGAAATCGATACGGTGTTTATGCCAATCGGCGCCTACGAACCTGAGTGGTTCATGGCCGCCTCGCACATTTCACCAGAGGACAGCGTTAAGGCGTTTATTGAGCTGGGTGCACGCCGCTTTGTTCCCATGCACTACGGCGCCTACCGGTTAGCCGACGACACCGGCCCCGAAGCGCTCGAACGGCTGCTGCGCGCGTGGGCCGAGCAGGGGCTGCCGGAGGAGCGTTTGAAGGTGATGTTGATTGGGGAGAGTGTTTTCTAG
- the tagU gene encoding polyisoprenyl-teichoic acid--peptidoglycan teichoic acid transferase TagU — MRTEKKKKKRWLKFTLVTLLVLALAVGTYAFTVYRSLNAAVDDMHLPINRDKSPKRTEQVTLTKKEPFSVLVLGVDERQGDRGRSDTMIVLTVNPNQNSVKMLSIPRDTRAEIVGRGTEDKLNHAYAFGGVEMSMDSIEQFLDIPIDYYAQINMEGFKDIVDAVGGVTVTNSFEFSSDGETFPKGQITLDGDSALKYARMRYEDPRGDFGRQNRQRDIIQAVIKEGASLSSLTNFGDIFGALGKNVRTNLQFEQMMDIQKNYRSVVGDVQQMEIKGGGKLINKIYYYLVPEEEQARIQTELKQHLELN; from the coding sequence TTGAGAACTGAAAAAAAGAAAAAGAAACGCTGGCTTAAATTCACCCTTGTCACTTTATTAGTTTTAGCACTAGCGGTAGGAACATATGCCTTTACAGTATATAGATCATTAAACGCTGCAGTTGATGATATGCATCTGCCAATTAACCGCGACAAATCACCAAAACGGACTGAACAAGTCACACTAACTAAAAAAGAACCTTTTTCTGTCCTGGTCCTCGGTGTTGACGAGCGTCAAGGTGACCGTGGCCGCTCCGATACAATGATCGTCCTGACCGTAAATCCTAATCAGAATTCTGTTAAAATGCTGAGTATCCCCCGTGATACTCGTGCTGAAATCGTTGGAAGAGGAACAGAGGATAAACTAAATCACGCCTATGCTTTCGGTGGTGTGGAAATGTCAATGGACAGTATTGAACAATTTCTTGATATTCCGATTGATTATTATGCTCAAATAAATATGGAAGGGTTCAAGGATATCGTTGATGCTGTAGGTGGAGTAACAGTTACGAATTCATTCGAATTCTCTTCCGATGGTGAAACTTTCCCGAAAGGCCAAATCACGCTAGATGGAGACTCCGCTCTAAAATATGCAAGAATGAGATACGAGGACCCACGAGGAGACTTCGGCCGTCAGAACAGACAGCGCGATATTATCCAGGCGGTTATTAAGGAAGGAGCGTCCCTTTCTTCCCTAACTAACTTTGGCGATATTTTTGGCGCACTAGGTAAAAACGTTCGTACCAATCTCCAGTTTGAACAAATGATGGATATCCAGAAGAATTACCGATCCGTGGTCGGTGATGTTCAGCAGATGGAAATCAAAGGCGGCGGCAAATTAATAAATAAGATTTATTACTATCTGGTACCTGAGGAAGAACAGGCCCGAATCCAGACCGAACTGAAACAGCACCTCGAACTAAACTAA
- a CDS encoding LL-diaminopimelate aminotransferase gives MNLVASTKMEKLTTGIFTELANRKQGCLKRGMDVIDLSVGSPDLPPPKQVMDTIAEYSMDPSNYGYTLKGTAEFNEAVSYFYKKRYGVELDSSAEVLQLMGSHDGLSHLAIALVDPGEYVLVPDPGYPIYEAGVTIAGGNIYPMPLFEENGFFPVFEDIPEDVLKRTKMMILGYPGNPVPQIADRRFFKKVVEFARKYEILVVHDFAYSELIFDSNPQISFLSVEGAKEVGIEFNSLSKTFNVAGCRIGYVAGNAQALQILASLKSHMDYGVFLPIQKAATSALTGDHSILDEQVKVYEERRNVLIEGLTKGGWKVDSPAATMFVWARIPEGWTSRQFAFDLIEKAGVAVVPGDAFGKQGEGYVRIALVQPADRLAVAAERIRQFLIANPSGETVEV, from the coding sequence ATGAATCTAGTTGCTTCCACTAAAATGGAAAAGTTGACGACGGGAATTTTTACGGAGCTTGCCAATCGTAAACAGGGATGCCTCAAACGGGGTATGGATGTGATTGATTTAAGTGTCGGCAGCCCCGATTTGCCCCCGCCGAAACAGGTTATGGATACCATTGCAGAGTACAGCATGGATCCGTCGAATTATGGCTACACGCTGAAAGGGACAGCTGAATTTAATGAAGCTGTCAGCTATTTTTACAAAAAGCGGTATGGGGTTGAACTTGATTCGTCCGCAGAAGTACTCCAGCTGATGGGATCGCATGACGGGCTTTCGCACCTGGCGATTGCGCTGGTTGATCCGGGGGAATATGTTCTTGTGCCCGACCCGGGCTATCCAATATACGAAGCGGGTGTAACGATTGCCGGAGGGAACATCTATCCAATGCCACTGTTTGAGGAAAACGGGTTTTTTCCCGTTTTCGAGGATATACCGGAGGACGTTTTAAAAAGAACAAAAATGATGATTCTCGGTTATCCGGGAAATCCTGTCCCGCAAATTGCAGACCGCCGTTTTTTCAAAAAGGTCGTCGAATTTGCGAGGAAGTATGAGATTCTCGTTGTCCATGACTTTGCCTATTCCGAGCTCATTTTTGATAGCAATCCCCAAATTAGTTTCCTGTCGGTTGAAGGGGCAAAAGAGGTTGGAATCGAGTTCAACTCGCTGTCGAAAACATTCAATGTTGCCGGGTGCCGGATTGGCTATGTTGCTGGGAATGCCCAGGCGCTGCAAATCCTTGCCTCGTTAAAGTCACATATGGATTACGGGGTGTTTCTACCAATCCAGAAGGCAGCCACTTCAGCCTTGACTGGGGATCATTCCATCCTCGATGAACAGGTAAAGGTGTATGAAGAGCGGCGGAATGTCTTAATAGAAGGGTTAACAAAAGGTGGGTGGAAAGTCGATTCACCGGCGGCAACGATGTTTGTATGGGCCAGGATTCCTGAAGGGTGGACGTCCCGTCAGTTTGCCTTCGATTTGATTGAAAAAGCCGGAGTGGCCGTCGTCCCGGGTGACGCGTTCGGCAAACAGGGAGAAGGGTACGTACGTATCGCGCTTGTCCAGCCAGCTGATAGGCTTGCTGTGGCAGCCGAGCGGATCCGGCAGTTTTTAATAGCTAACCCATCTGGGGAAACAGTCGAAGTATAG
- the glsA gene encoding glutaminase A yields the protein MLCKSSEELIALVEKARPVTEKGKVADYIPELGKANPHDLSIAVHYPDGNCIAAGDVNKKITLQSVSKVISLALVLMDRGYDYVFKRVGMEPTGDPFNSIAKLETMGIAKPLNPMINAGALAVTHMIKGSSVEERLERLLRFIRDMAGAENIGYNEAVARSEFETAHLNRALCYFLKHHGVVTEDVEPLMDLYTKQCAIEMDCRDLADIGLVFAMDGMNPATGKRIMPQDVARICKTFMVTCGMYNASGEFAIKIGIPAKSGVSGGIMGAVPGKIGIGIFGPALDEKGNSIGGIKLLELLSEKYSLSMF from the coding sequence ATGCTCTGTAAATCAAGCGAGGAATTGATTGCGCTGGTGGAAAAAGCGCGACCTGTTACGGAAAAAGGGAAGGTGGCCGATTATATCCCGGAGTTGGGAAAGGCGAACCCCCATGACCTGTCAATTGCCGTCCATTATCCGGATGGAAATTGCATTGCGGCAGGAGATGTAAATAAGAAAATCACCCTTCAAAGTGTTTCAAAGGTAATTAGCCTGGCTCTGGTGCTGATGGACCGCGGGTATGACTATGTGTTTAAGCGGGTTGGAATGGAACCGACGGGTGACCCGTTTAACTCGATTGCCAAGCTTGAAACGATGGGGATTGCCAAGCCGTTGAATCCGATGATCAATGCGGGAGCGCTGGCTGTGACGCATATGATCAAGGGGAGTTCGGTCGAGGAAAGGCTTGAGCGGCTGCTGAGGTTTATCCGTGACATGGCGGGTGCCGAGAATATTGGCTATAACGAGGCTGTCGCCAGGTCTGAATTTGAAACGGCTCATTTAAACCGGGCTTTATGCTATTTTTTAAAACATCACGGAGTAGTCACCGAGGATGTCGAGCCGCTCATGGATTTATATACAAAGCAATGCGCGATTGAAATGGATTGCCGCGACCTGGCCGATATCGGGTTGGTGTTTGCGATGGATGGAATGAATCCGGCAACAGGAAAGCGAATCATGCCCCAGGATGTTGCGAGGATTTGCAAAACCTTCATGGTCACTTGCGGTATGTACAATGCTTCTGGTGAGTTCGCTATTAAGATTGGCATCCCAGCCAAAAGCGGTGTCTCCGGCGGAATCATGGGCGCCGTCCCCGGCAAAATTGGAATAGGAATCTTTGGCCCCGCCCTGGATGAAAAGGGCAACAGCATTGGCGGAATCAAACTGCTGGAGCTGCTGTCCGAAAAATATAGCCTGAGTATGTTTTAG
- a CDS encoding Bcr/CflA family efflux MFS transporter: MLKNPTGKQRIGLAFLLSMLSILGPLNIDMYLPSFPEIAEDLGAQASLVQLSLTACLLGIAVGQLIVGPISDSKGRRKPLLISVFLFALSSLFCALAPNIEMLIVGRFMQGLTAAGGIVLSRAIVRDIFDGEALTKFYSLLMVITTVAPLVAPIAGGLILLLPFANWGTIFLFLGLIGFIILAVVGIKLKETLPEEQRTPSSIGSTLRAMGGLLKDRSFMGYALIVGFIHGGSFAYVSGTPFVYQGIYGVSPQTFSILFGINGIALISGSYLTGRFSGRERALLRTAVLTALTATAVLLIMTFVKGPLASLVISIYIYMTAMGVVLTSSFSLAMEKQGHRAGSASAFLGMFPLLIGSAVSPLVGIDETTAVPLGAILFTTTLIGAISFFTLTKGTKDAQKKVA; the protein is encoded by the coding sequence ATGTTGAAGAACCCTACAGGAAAACAGCGGATTGGTTTGGCATTTCTTCTTAGTATGCTTTCTATTTTGGGTCCGTTGAATATTGATATGTATTTGCCGAGTTTTCCGGAAATCGCGGAGGACCTTGGTGCCCAGGCTTCACTTGTGCAGCTCAGTCTCACAGCTTGCTTGCTTGGTATTGCGGTCGGACAGCTGATTGTTGGGCCGATTAGTGATTCAAAGGGGAGACGGAAGCCGCTTTTGATTTCCGTTTTTCTTTTTGCGCTTTCCTCACTGTTTTGCGCATTGGCGCCAAATATTGAGATGCTGATTGTTGGCCGTTTCATGCAGGGATTGACTGCGGCTGGAGGAATTGTCCTTTCCCGGGCAATTGTGAGAGATATTTTCGATGGTGAGGCTCTGACGAAGTTTTATTCGCTTTTGATGGTGATTACGACAGTAGCACCGCTGGTTGCGCCGATTGCCGGCGGGCTGATCCTCCTATTGCCATTTGCAAATTGGGGAACGATCTTTTTGTTTTTAGGCTTAATAGGATTCATCATCCTGGCTGTTGTTGGAATCAAATTAAAGGAAACATTGCCTGAGGAGCAGCGGACACCAAGCTCGATCGGCTCGACTTTACGGGCAATGGGCGGGTTGTTAAAGGACCGTTCATTCATGGGATATGCCCTTATTGTCGGCTTTATCCACGGCGGAAGTTTTGCATATGTGTCAGGGACTCCTTTTGTGTATCAGGGAATTTACGGAGTTTCCCCGCAAACCTTCAGTATTCTTTTTGGAATAAATGGCATTGCGTTGATTTCAGGAAGTTATCTCACTGGCCGTTTTAGCGGACGGGAGAGGGCACTTTTGCGGACGGCGGTGCTTACAGCATTAACTGCCACGGCAGTCCTTTTAATCATGACATTTGTAAAAGGCCCCCTCGCTTCTCTAGTAATTTCGATTTATATTTACATGACCGCGATGGGTGTGGTCCTGACCAGCTCTTTTTCACTTGCGATGGAAAAGCAGGGACATCGGGCTGGAAGTGCTAGTGCGTTTTTGGGGATGTTCCCTTTATTGATCGGCTCTGCTGTTTCCCCGCTCGTCGGAATCGATGAAACAACCGCGGTACCGCTGGGAGCAATCCTTTTTACTACTACATTAATAGGGGCAATCTCCTTCTTTACACTGACGAAGGGGACAAAGGATGCACAAAAGAAAGTTGCTTAG
- a CDS encoding SH3 domain-containing protein, with product MELVGKGPGMAGSKLIKWLVAFILAIGIFVPFNRVEAAATTGVVDVKSGLLNVRSGPGTKYKVIGTLKNKTKVTVYFIKNGWAQIKYKSKKAYVSDNYLRFYKKMSAATAEKITDRAISIQRVTWERNYTKAKIYSIMAPGFTKGFTDRYFKQQFRTAGKDKSGTPLFHVIETEIWGLAIYPIDWELDYEPKKPTITNYVKNGREYLMVSQYHVNEMRGNFISTIYFYKSGSKWLVYDHKD from the coding sequence ATGGAGCTTGTAGGGAAGGGTCCGGGAATGGCGGGGAGTAAACTTATTAAATGGTTGGTGGCTTTTATACTGGCCATTGGAATATTTGTCCCGTTCAATCGTGTTGAGGCGGCAGCAACGACAGGTGTCGTCGATGTGAAGAGCGGCCTGTTGAATGTGCGAAGTGGCCCGGGAACGAAGTATAAGGTTATTGGCACGCTAAAAAACAAAACAAAAGTAACTGTTTATTTTATCAAAAATGGCTGGGCGCAAATCAAGTATAAGTCGAAGAAAGCGTATGTGAGCGATAACTACTTGAGATTTTACAAAAAGATGTCTGCAGCAACAGCGGAGAAAATCACCGATCGGGCCATCAGTATCCAAAGGGTGACGTGGGAGCGGAATTATACAAAGGCAAAGATTTACTCAATCATGGCACCTGGATTCACCAAGGGATTTACGGACAGGTACTTTAAACAGCAATTCCGGACGGCCGGGAAGGATAAATCCGGCACCCCTCTCTTCCATGTGATTGAAACGGAAATATGGGGCTTGGCGATTTACCCGATTGATTGGGAGCTGGACTATGAACCGAAGAAACCAACCATCACCAACTATGTGAAAAATGGCAGGGAATATCTCATGGTATCCCAGTATCATGTCAACGAAATGAGAGGGAACTTTATCTCGACAATTTATTTTTATAAAAGCGGGTCGAAATGGCTGGTGTACGATCATAAAGATTAG
- a CDS encoding response regulator transcription factor, which produces MIKVLIADDQELIRESLSIVLGGEVDFEIVSTCGNGKLAIDQVHLHAPDIVLMDINMPEMDGVSATREIKEDFPMVKVIMLTTFQELDTVRDALAAGAEGYLLKAVHPKDLAAGIRLVHHGGTLITQEVAKQLISEWINPVRNQDPQGSAAANRQPGADPIINTSLGPASTRKPFTYGLTERETEILQHLAKGSTNKEIARNLYLTEGTVKNYISSIYSKLDVTGRPKAVFKAKEEGII; this is translated from the coding sequence ATGATTAAAGTGTTAATCGCTGATGATCAGGAATTGATTCGTGAGAGCCTTTCAATTGTCCTCGGCGGGGAGGTGGATTTTGAAATCGTCAGTACGTGCGGTAACGGAAAACTTGCCATTGACCAAGTACATTTGCATGCTCCGGACATCGTTCTGATGGACATTAATATGCCCGAAATGGACGGAGTTTCGGCGACGCGGGAAATTAAAGAAGATTTCCCCATGGTAAAAGTGATCATGCTGACAACATTCCAGGAACTTGACACCGTCCGGGATGCACTCGCAGCGGGAGCTGAAGGCTATCTTCTGAAAGCCGTCCATCCCAAAGACTTAGCCGCTGGCATTCGCCTCGTCCACCATGGCGGCACACTCATCACCCAGGAAGTCGCCAAACAGCTAATCTCCGAATGGATCAACCCGGTAAGGAACCAGGATCCTCAGGGGTCTGCCGCCGCAAACAGGCAACCGGGGGCTGACCCCATAATTAACACCAGCTTGGGACCGGCTTCCACTAGGAAACCGTTTACATACGGCCTGACAGAACGCGAAACCGAAATCCTGCAACATCTCGCCAAGGGCTCAACAAACAAAGAAATCGCACGAAACCTCTACCTAACCGAAGGCACCGTCAAAAACTACATCTCAAGCATTTACTCCAAACTCGATGTCACCGGCCGTCCCAAAGCGGTATTCAAAGCCAAAGAGGAAGGAATTATTTAG